TCTTCCACAATACATGATATTCCCATCTGGTAACCATTTTCCAAGGTCACCTGTTCTATAGACTCTAACATTATTGCCTAAACTATTCTCAGGAAATTTTTCCTCTGTAAGTTTAGAATTTCTTATATAGCCTCTTGTTACACCTTCACCTGCAATACAGATTTCGCCTTCCATACCTATACCCTGTACCAAGTTATTATGATCAACAATAAATATCTTAGTATTTGCCAGTGGTTTACCTATTGTAAGCTCTTTACTGCTTTCGACTTTCAATATGGTAGACCATACCGTTGTTTCAGTCGGACCATAAACATTATATATGTTACAATCTATCAGTCCCTTCTCAACCAAATCATACAATTGGTCAGGGAACTCCTCTCCTCCTATAATTAATTCCTTAATACCTTCAAAACATTTCCCATCTTTATATATAGCGTTTAGTATACTAAATCTTGATGGCGTCAATTGTAATATATCAATACTTCTTTCTTTAATCAGATTATTGATTGATACTATGTTCTTTTGCTCGTCATCATTTGCTATTACTACAGTCATTGATTTGAGTAATGGAACTATTAATTCCAAAACAAAAATATCAAATGATATAGTTGTAAGAGAAAGTACTTTTTCATTTTCATCAAATGGAATTTCATCCGTTATACCAATCATGAAATTCACAACATTATGGTGCTCTATCAAAACACCTTTAGGTTTTCCTGTTGAACCTGAAGTGTATATGACATACGCAAGATCCCTTCCATCATTTATGTTTACTGGATTACTGCTGTCTCCCTTGTAAATTTCCTGGTCGTCCAATTCGATTACCTTATGTTCATACTTCACTTTTTCTCTAATCCATGACTGGGTTAATAGCATTCTGGTTTCGCTATTATCAAGTATGTATTCTATTCTGTTTTGTGGATACTCTGGATCTATTGGCAGATAGGCACCTCCTGCTTTCAATATCGCCATTATACCTACTATCATTTCAAATGATCGTTCTACCATCAATCCCACAATAGAATCTTTTGTCACACCATATTCTCTTAGCTTTCTAGCTAATTGGTTCGACCTTTTATTTAACTCTTCGTATGTCATTTCCCGATTTTCATATATTAATGCTGTTTTTTTATGGTTTTCTTCTACCTGCTTTTCAAATATTTCTTGGATTGTTTTATTCCTGTTATATTCCACATGTGTAGCGTTAAAAGTTTCTACAACCATTTCCCTTTCATTAGTTGATAGCATGTCAATATCTTTTATTTGTACATTTTCATCTTCTGTGATTCTAGACAATATATTTTCGTAATGCTCTATCATTCTAATGATTGTCGTTTTCTTGAACAGGCTGGTACAATAATTGATACTGACCATTATTCTTTCGTCTCTTTCCATTGCCGTCATTGTCAAATCAAACTTGGCTACCCTATTCTCATAATTGTATGGCGTTACCCTTAATCCTTTTTCTTCTATCTCTACCTTCTCGAAGTTTTGCATCGCAAACATGACATCAAAAATCGGGTTCCTACTAAAATCCCTGACTACTTCCAGATGGTCCACTAACTCTTCAAACTGATAGTTTTGATTTTCATATGCTTGTAAAGCTGTATATTTAACTTCATTCAAAAATTCCAGAAATGTTTTCTCACTTTCCGGCTTGTTCCTCATGGCCAGTGTGTTTACGAACATTCCAATGATTCCTTCTAGATCTATATGTGCTCTTCCTGCTATAGGTGTCCCTACTACAATGTCCTCCTGATTGCTGTACTTGCTTAAGAGTACGTTAAATGCTGCTATTAATATCATGTACATTGTAGTACCTGTATCTCCAGATAGTTTTTTCAATCTTTTCACTACATCAATATCCAGTTCTACTTCAATGTCCCTTCCATCATATTTTTTTACTGCTGGTCGAGTATAGTCTGATGATATATTCAATACTGGTATATTTTCTTTGAACACATTCATCCAATATGCTTTTTCTTTTTCTAACTCCTTTGATTCCATCAGTTTGTTTTGCCATTCTGAATAGTCCTTATACTGCCTTGTTAATTGTGGTAATTCATTCCCGCTATACAGTTTCATGAATTCTTCTACTAGTATCTTCATAGATATACCATCGGATATAAGGTGATGTATATCATACATCAATAGGGCTTTTCCATCAGCTACTTTAATTAATATAACCCTGATGAGTGGTGCCTTATTTAATTCAAAAGGTTTAATAAGTTCCTTAATCGTTTCTTGTATATCCTTTTCTTCTACTTCTATGATTTCCACCTTTGCTTCAACTGTATCATGTATTATCTGCACTGGTTCATCATTAACTATTTCAAAGGAGGTTCTTAATGTTTCATGTCTGTCTAATAGCTTGTTGAAGGCTTTTTGTAAGCATTCTTCTTCTATAGACCCTTCGATTTCTACGATATTAGGTATATTATAACTGGTTGTCCCAGCTTCTAATTGCTGTAATGTGTATAAGCGCTTTTGTGCTGATGATAGAAGGTAGTAATCTTTCTCTTCTGCTATATCAATTGATTTATAAATCCCTTTTGCATTAGTAACAATATATGCACTCAATGCTTTTATTGTCGGGCTTTTAAAAATTTGACTCAGTGGCATGCCAACACTGAATTCCTTGTGTATTTTACTTGCTAAAACTGTTGCTCTAAGGGAATGGCCTCCTAGTTCAAAAAAGTTGTCATTTATACTTATTTTCTTAACCCCTAAAATATCTTCCCATATTTCAATAAGTTTTTCTTCCCTTTCATTTCTTGGTCCTTCATATACGCCATTCTTGCTTCCT
This is a stretch of genomic DNA from Vallitalea longa. It encodes these proteins:
- a CDS encoding non-ribosomal peptide synthetase translates to TIKENLSIALPDYMIPSAIVRLENMPITINGKIDKKALPTPHVEGSKNGVYEGPRNEREEKLIEIWEDILGVKKISINDNFFELGGHSLRATVLASKIHKEFSVGMPLSQIFKSPTIKALSAYIVTNAKGIYKSIDIAEEKDYYLLSSAQKRLYTLQQLEAGTTSYNIPNIVEIEGSIEEECLQKAFNKLLDRHETLRTSFEIVNDEPVQIIHDTVEAKVEIIEVEEKDIQETIKELIKPFELNKAPLIRVILIKVADGKALLMYDIHHLISDGISMKILVEEFMKLYSGNELPQLTRQYKDYSEWQNKLMESKELEKEKAYWMNVFKENIPVLNISSDYTRPAVKKYDGRDIEVELDIDVVKRLKKLSGDTGTTMYMILIAAFNVLLSKYSNQEDIVVGTPIAGRAHIDLEGIIGMFVNTLAMRNKPESEKTFLEFLNEVKYTALQAYENQNYQFEELVDHLEVVRDFSRNPIFDVMFAMQNFEKVEIEEKGLRVTPYNYENRVAKFDLTMTAMERDERIMVSINYCTSLFKKTTIIRMIEHYENILSRITEDENVQIKDIDMLSTNEREMVVETFNATHVEYNRNKTIQEIFEKQVEENHKKTALIYENREMTYEELNKRSNQLARKLREYGVTKDSIVGLMVERSFEMIVGIMAILKAGGAYLPIDPEYPQNRIEYILDNSETRMLLTQSWIREKVKYEHKVIELDDQEIYKGDSSNPVNINDGRDLAYVIYTSGSTGKPKGVLIEHHNVVNFMIGITDEIPFDENEKVLSLTTISFDIFVLELIVPLLKSMTVVIANDDEQKNIVSINNLIKERSIDILQLTPSRFSILNAIYKDGKCFEGIKELIIGGEEFPDQLYDLVEKGLIDCNIYNVYGPTETTVWSTILKVESSKELTIGKPLANTKIFIVDHNNLVQGIGMEGEICIAGEGVTRGYIRNSKLTEEKFPENSLGNNVRVYRTGDLGKWLPDGNIMYCGRKDQQHKINGYRIELTEIEKILELKTEIEKVVVNVSNDKDQKVICAYIVFKDRRIEVDVKEIRQFLIRELPHYMIPTYYFSISEVPLTPNGKVDLKSLPSIENQEQRNKQYVPPVSDVEIGLTKIWRNIFDNRQIGITDDFFEIGGNSLKLMKVVYNIRQQFNAEIPLVEAFRLTTIEELAEYINKSHRIEYKKINYNYNREFYPLSSAQKRMYILNQINEENTGYNLTAVLRLDGLYHIEYLEDALIRLVERHEALRTIFELVNGTVVQRIIDSSKVEPKIQRLEIIGSIENSIKQFIQPFDLGNAPLMRVGIVNESEKRGYLIIDMHHIISDGTTLSIISDEFIKLYKKDTLPEVHVEYKDYTLWQEQYRKTEEYKKQGDYWYDTLKDYNRCLLDTDYKRPEVMKYSGESVDYYTDEEVLGKLKKLALDSKTTLFMILLSAYNLLLYKYTGEKSIVVGTPISGRTRQEFESMVGLFVNTLALINHINVNETYLDFLLSVKNSTLQGYSNQDYQFDELVELLEIEPQKNSNPIFSTMFMLQNFVDEEVNEENGIEGVNITQVPYENPYVKLDIKFATQVVGNRLVLTVEYASELFKRETIDIFVQDYIKIIKKIIKNPRFLIKTIETKVDREIEDILSDFNDDLEGDY